From a region of the Impatiens glandulifera chromosome 4, dImpGla2.1, whole genome shotgun sequence genome:
- the LOC124935343 gene encoding protein ASYMMETRIC LEAVES 2-like: protein MSSSPCAACKFLRRKCTHECVFAPYFPPDNPQKFANVHRVFGASNVSKLLSELHASQREEAVNSLSYEAEFRLRDPVYGCVGIISVLQHRLSKIQYDLAMARGELAGYIGSSALIPNLSSHPPNDLQQQHSNNLSHASSVFPGGPGPGPHMSQHHHHHQLIGGMQQQPDGQQLMVQMHDQPLLDLGNSHQQHHHHDGVYQFQQQQQPELLLQHQSAPEDHHHHQQQRQPPKLELKPSTEEGLSADHPFC, encoded by the exons ATGTCTTCGTCTCCATGTGCAGCATGCAAGTTCCTCCGTCGTAAATGTACGCACGAATGCGTATTTGCTCCCTATTTCCCACCGGACAATCCTCAAAAGTTCGCCAATGTCCACAGAGTGTTCGGAGCGAGCAATGTTTCGAAGCTCTTAAGCGAATTACACGCCTCACAACGTGAAGAAGCTGTGAATTCCCTCTCATATGAAGCCGAATTCCGCCTTCGCGATCCGGTATACGGTTGCGTAGGCATAATATCTGTTCTTCAACACCGGTTAAGTAAAATCCAATATGATCTAGCTATGGCAAGAGGAGAATTAGCTGGATATATTGGTTCTTCTGCTCTTATACCAAATCTATCATCTCATCCTCCAAACGATCTACAACAACAACACTCGAACAACCTCTCACACGCTTCTTCGGTCTTTCCCGGCGGACCTGGACCTGGACCTCACATGTCgcagcatcatcatcatcatcagttGATAGGAGGGATGCAGCAGCAGCCTGATGGACAACAATTGATG GTTCAAATGCATGATCAACCTCTTCTGGATTTGGGTAATTCTCAtcaacaacatcatcatcatgatGGTGTTTATCAatttcaacaacaacaacaaccggAATTGTTGCTTCAGCATCAATCAGCACCGGaggaccatcatcatcatcaacaacagcgTCAGCCTCCAAAACTTGAACTTAAACCTAGTACCGAAGAAGGTCTAAGCGCTGATCATCCTTTttgttga